Proteins from a genomic interval of Neodiprion lecontei isolate iyNeoLeco1 chromosome 2, iyNeoLeco1.1, whole genome shotgun sequence:
- the LOC107224612 gene encoding splicing factor U2AF 50 kDa subunit isoform X1, whose protein sequence is MGEDFNGEESFADRERQERGPDREKERERDRDRRHRSRSRDRRKRSRSRSKDRRDRKRSSSPKKGRSSRRRKPSLYWDVPPPGFEHITPLQYKAMQAAGQIPANIVADTPQAAVPVVGSTITRQARRLYVGNIPFGVTEEEMMEFFNQQMHLSGLAQAAGNPVLACQINLDKNFAFLEFRSIDETTQAMAFDGINFKGQSLKIRRPHDYQPMPGMTDNPSMNVPGTIPDSPHKIFIGGLPNYLNEEQVKELLMSFGQLRAFNLVKDSATGLSKGYAFCEYVDVTMTDQAIAGLNGMQLGDKKLIVQRASVGAKNPMIGAQAPVQIQVPGLSMVGTSGPATEVLCLLNMVTPEELMEEEEYEDILEDIKEECNKYGVVRSVEIPRPIEGVDVPGCGKVFVEFNSVIDCQKAQQTLTGRKFNNRVVVTSYFDPDKYHRREF, encoded by the exons ATGGGAGAGGACTTCAATGGAG AAGAGTCATTTGCAGATCGCGAGCGTCAGGAAAGAGGACCAGAtagagaaaaggagagggaAAGAGACAGAGATAGGAGACACAGATCTAGGAGTCGGGACCGTAGGAAGCGGTCACGGTCTCGTTCAAAAGATCGTCGTGACAGAAAACGGAGCAGCTCACCTAAAAAGGGTCGCAGTTCTCGCAGGAGAAAACCCTCTCTTTATTGGGATGTTCCGCCACCAGGTTTCGAACACATCACGCCATTACAG tACAAAGCTATGCAAGCTGCAGGACAAATTCCAGCGAACATTGTAGCTGATACCCCTCAGGCAGCAGTACCTGTTGTGGGCAGCACAATAACACGTCAGGCTAGGAGACTTTATGTCGGAAACATTCCATTCGGAGTTACAGAAGAGGAAATGATGGAGTTTTTCAACCAGCAGATGCATCTTTCCGGCCTTGCACAGGCTGCTGGAAATCCCGTACTTGCCTGCCAGATCAatcttgataaaaattttgctttCCTTGAG TTCCGGTCCATTGATGAAACGACACAAGCAATGGCTTTCGACGGCATTAATTTCAAAggacaaagtttgaaaataaggAGGCCGCACGATTACCAGCCGATGCCTGGCATGACAGATAACCCTAGCATGAACGTGCCAGGTACGATTCCTG ATTCACCACACAAGATTTTCATTGGCGGTTTGCCCAACTACTTGAACGAGGAACAG GTGAAGGAACTGCTGATGAGCTTTGGACAACTCCGGGCATTCAACTTGGTGAAGGATTCAGCTACAGGATTATCGAAAGGATACGCGTTTTGCGAGTACGTTGATGTCACGATGACCGATCAAGCTATAGCTGGGCTCAATGGGATGCAGCTTGGGGATAAAAAACTTATTGTACAACGGGCCAGCGTCGGAGCTAAGAATCCAATGATCGGCGCTCAGGCTCCAGTTCAAATTCAAGTTCCTGGTCTCTCGATGGTTGGCACTAGCGGTCCAGCTACCGAG gTGTTATGCTTACTCAATATGGTAACACCTGAGGAATTAATGGAAGAGGAGGAGTATGAAGATATTCTTGAAGACATCAAGGAGGAGTGCAACAAATATGGAGTCGTTCGGTCAGTAGAAATTCCTAGGCCCATCGAAGGCGTTGATGTTCCTGGATGTGGAAAG GTTTTTGTTGAGTTCAACAGCGTGATAGACTGTCAAAAGGCACAGCAAACGTTGACTGGACGAAAGTTCAACAATCGAGTCGTTGTAACGTCCTATTTTGACCCTGACAAGTACCATCGCCgagaattttaa
- the LOC107224612 gene encoding splicing factor U2AF 50 kDa subunit isoform X3 codes for MGEDFNGDRERQERGPDREKERERDRDRRHRSRSRDRRKRSRSRSKDRRDRKRSSSPKKGRSSRRRKPSLYWDVPPPGFEHITPLQYKAMQAAGQIPANIVADTPQAAVPVVGSTITRQARRLYVGNIPFGVTEEEMMEFFNQQMHLSGLAQAAGNPVLACQINLDKNFAFLEFRSIDETTQAMAFDGINFKGQSLKIRRPHDYQPMPGMTDNPSMNVPGTIPDSPHKIFIGGLPNYLNEEQVKELLMSFGQLRAFNLVKDSATGLSKGYAFCEYVDVTMTDQAIAGLNGMQLGDKKLIVQRASVGAKNPMIGAQAPVQIQVPGLSMVGTSGPATEVLCLLNMVTPEELMEEEEYEDILEDIKEECNKYGVVRSVEIPRPIEGVDVPGCGKVFVEFNSVIDCQKAQQTLTGRKFNNRVVVTSYFDPDKYHRREF; via the exons ATGGGAGAGGACTTCAATGGAG ATCGCGAGCGTCAGGAAAGAGGACCAGAtagagaaaaggagagggaAAGAGACAGAGATAGGAGACACAGATCTAGGAGTCGGGACCGTAGGAAGCGGTCACGGTCTCGTTCAAAAGATCGTCGTGACAGAAAACGGAGCAGCTCACCTAAAAAGGGTCGCAGTTCTCGCAGGAGAAAACCCTCTCTTTATTGGGATGTTCCGCCACCAGGTTTCGAACACATCACGCCATTACAG tACAAAGCTATGCAAGCTGCAGGACAAATTCCAGCGAACATTGTAGCTGATACCCCTCAGGCAGCAGTACCTGTTGTGGGCAGCACAATAACACGTCAGGCTAGGAGACTTTATGTCGGAAACATTCCATTCGGAGTTACAGAAGAGGAAATGATGGAGTTTTTCAACCAGCAGATGCATCTTTCCGGCCTTGCACAGGCTGCTGGAAATCCCGTACTTGCCTGCCAGATCAatcttgataaaaattttgctttCCTTGAG TTCCGGTCCATTGATGAAACGACACAAGCAATGGCTTTCGACGGCATTAATTTCAAAggacaaagtttgaaaataaggAGGCCGCACGATTACCAGCCGATGCCTGGCATGACAGATAACCCTAGCATGAACGTGCCAGGTACGATTCCTG ATTCACCACACAAGATTTTCATTGGCGGTTTGCCCAACTACTTGAACGAGGAACAG GTGAAGGAACTGCTGATGAGCTTTGGACAACTCCGGGCATTCAACTTGGTGAAGGATTCAGCTACAGGATTATCGAAAGGATACGCGTTTTGCGAGTACGTTGATGTCACGATGACCGATCAAGCTATAGCTGGGCTCAATGGGATGCAGCTTGGGGATAAAAAACTTATTGTACAACGGGCCAGCGTCGGAGCTAAGAATCCAATGATCGGCGCTCAGGCTCCAGTTCAAATTCAAGTTCCTGGTCTCTCGATGGTTGGCACTAGCGGTCCAGCTACCGAG gTGTTATGCTTACTCAATATGGTAACACCTGAGGAATTAATGGAAGAGGAGGAGTATGAAGATATTCTTGAAGACATCAAGGAGGAGTGCAACAAATATGGAGTCGTTCGGTCAGTAGAAATTCCTAGGCCCATCGAAGGCGTTGATGTTCCTGGATGTGGAAAG GTTTTTGTTGAGTTCAACAGCGTGATAGACTGTCAAAAGGCACAGCAAACGTTGACTGGACGAAAGTTCAACAATCGAGTCGTTGTAACGTCCTATTTTGACCCTGACAAGTACCATCGCCgagaattttaa
- the LOC107224612 gene encoding splicing factor U2AF 50 kDa subunit isoform X2, which produces MAAASITPNRERQERGPDREKERERDRDRRHRSRSRDRRKRSRSRSKDRRDRKRSSSPKKGRSSRRRKPSLYWDVPPPGFEHITPLQYKAMQAAGQIPANIVADTPQAAVPVVGSTITRQARRLYVGNIPFGVTEEEMMEFFNQQMHLSGLAQAAGNPVLACQINLDKNFAFLEFRSIDETTQAMAFDGINFKGQSLKIRRPHDYQPMPGMTDNPSMNVPGTIPDSPHKIFIGGLPNYLNEEQVKELLMSFGQLRAFNLVKDSATGLSKGYAFCEYVDVTMTDQAIAGLNGMQLGDKKLIVQRASVGAKNPMIGAQAPVQIQVPGLSMVGTSGPATEVLCLLNMVTPEELMEEEEYEDILEDIKEECNKYGVVRSVEIPRPIEGVDVPGCGKVFVEFNSVIDCQKAQQTLTGRKFNNRVVVTSYFDPDKYHRREF; this is translated from the exons ATGGCGGCAGCGTCTATTACACCGA ATCGCGAGCGTCAGGAAAGAGGACCAGAtagagaaaaggagagggaAAGAGACAGAGATAGGAGACACAGATCTAGGAGTCGGGACCGTAGGAAGCGGTCACGGTCTCGTTCAAAAGATCGTCGTGACAGAAAACGGAGCAGCTCACCTAAAAAGGGTCGCAGTTCTCGCAGGAGAAAACCCTCTCTTTATTGGGATGTTCCGCCACCAGGTTTCGAACACATCACGCCATTACAG tACAAAGCTATGCAAGCTGCAGGACAAATTCCAGCGAACATTGTAGCTGATACCCCTCAGGCAGCAGTACCTGTTGTGGGCAGCACAATAACACGTCAGGCTAGGAGACTTTATGTCGGAAACATTCCATTCGGAGTTACAGAAGAGGAAATGATGGAGTTTTTCAACCAGCAGATGCATCTTTCCGGCCTTGCACAGGCTGCTGGAAATCCCGTACTTGCCTGCCAGATCAatcttgataaaaattttgctttCCTTGAG TTCCGGTCCATTGATGAAACGACACAAGCAATGGCTTTCGACGGCATTAATTTCAAAggacaaagtttgaaaataaggAGGCCGCACGATTACCAGCCGATGCCTGGCATGACAGATAACCCTAGCATGAACGTGCCAGGTACGATTCCTG ATTCACCACACAAGATTTTCATTGGCGGTTTGCCCAACTACTTGAACGAGGAACAG GTGAAGGAACTGCTGATGAGCTTTGGACAACTCCGGGCATTCAACTTGGTGAAGGATTCAGCTACAGGATTATCGAAAGGATACGCGTTTTGCGAGTACGTTGATGTCACGATGACCGATCAAGCTATAGCTGGGCTCAATGGGATGCAGCTTGGGGATAAAAAACTTATTGTACAACGGGCCAGCGTCGGAGCTAAGAATCCAATGATCGGCGCTCAGGCTCCAGTTCAAATTCAAGTTCCTGGTCTCTCGATGGTTGGCACTAGCGGTCCAGCTACCGAG gTGTTATGCTTACTCAATATGGTAACACCTGAGGAATTAATGGAAGAGGAGGAGTATGAAGATATTCTTGAAGACATCAAGGAGGAGTGCAACAAATATGGAGTCGTTCGGTCAGTAGAAATTCCTAGGCCCATCGAAGGCGTTGATGTTCCTGGATGTGGAAAG GTTTTTGTTGAGTTCAACAGCGTGATAGACTGTCAAAAGGCACAGCAAACGTTGACTGGACGAAAGTTCAACAATCGAGTCGTTGTAACGTCCTATTTTGACCCTGACAAGTACCATCGCCgagaattttaa
- the LOC107224427 gene encoding uncharacterized protein LOC107224427: protein MRAKSILYYFAIGLLIMGMFMEEVEARRKILRGRKTITRRYYRGTAIPAWSIVLMTGIGMLIIGAGFYGLLKRLVVDSVDTDSSYQPALQQEI, encoded by the exons atgcGTGCCAAAAGTATTTTGTACTACTTTGCCATTGGTCTAT TGATCATGGGAATGTTCATGGAAGAAGTTGAAGCAAGGCGTAAAATTCTCAGAGGACGTAAAACAATAACCAGACGTTACTACA GAGGCACCGCAATTCCAGCTTGGTCAATAGTTTTGATGACCGGTATTGGAATGCTGATTATCGGTGCTGGTTTTTACGGCCTGCTAAAAAGGCTGGTAGTGGACAGCGTGGATACAGACAGTTCTTACCAGCCTGCGTTGCAacaagaaatttaa
- the LOC107225060 gene encoding GILT-like protein 1, which yields MSKYLALLLITIGAVTAQQKVSVKIYYESLCEDSMAFFTKSFVPAWRDEDVQRYINLSLIPYGKSIPKSSDPNNRWDCHHGREECVGNKFQSCIIDKSSGLTVKNQVDFIDCLMNKADKSSAYMPTADTCASIVHTSITTLNNLKECAEGRQGNSIYEMNQNKTNALQNPLQSVPTIVFNDRYNKADSDTAQKSFLTVLCKYIMDSPKPKACDSVSGAPSTTAGLMSLVTAGLIYRML from the exons ATGAGTAAATACTTGGCGTTGTTGCTCATAACTATCGGTGCTGTCACTGCTCAGcag AAGGTCTCGGTGAAGATTTACTATGAGTCACTATGCGAGGACAGCATGGCTTTCTTCACAAAATCATTTGTACCAGCATGGCGAGATGAAGACGTACAACGTTACATTAACCTGTCGTTGATCCCATATGGAAAAAGTATCCCAAAGTCGTCCGACCCGAATAACAGGTGGGATTGCCATCACGGAAGAGAGGAGTGTGTCGGCAATAAGTTTCAGTCATGCATTATCGACAAGTCCTCGGGACTAACAGTTAAAAACCAAGTCGATTTTATAGACTGTCTCATGAATAAAGCTGACAAGAGCTCAGCTTACATGCCGACTGCAGATACC TGTGCATCGATAGTACATACCAGCATAACGacgttgaataatttgaaagaatGCGCTGAGGGTCGCCAAGGAAATTCGATATATGAAATGAATCAGAACAAAACAAATGCACTACAAAACCCTCTGCAGTCCGTCCCAACGATCGTCTTTAACGAC agaTATAACAAAGCAGATTCTGACACTGCACAGAAATCATTCCTTACTGTCTTGTGCAAGTACATTATGGATTCTCCGAAGCCAAAGGCCTGCGACTCCGTAAGCGGAGCTCCGAGCACAACTGCAGGACTCATGAGCCTCGTAACTGCAGGTCTTATTTACCGTATGCTGTAA
- the LOC107225056 gene encoding heparan sulfate glucosamine 3-O-sulfotransferase 6 encodes MELRKYFWTKQFILLSFFVTTFIWITFKYNGCLLGGLSRKLTLQRSQHADSYSETLLLRSPSQVKVEEIPLDNIASLDPRTTKVQLVPLWSNNETLLRELIDVSPKYQILRQQGLRPGRQLPVALIIGVKKGGTRALLEFLRLHPDIRAAGSEVHFFDRHYSKGFHWYRHRMPPTLEGQVTMEKTPSYFIREEVPRRVQHMNPGTKLIVVVRDPVTRAISDYTQVKSKRVKMPRFEELAFLNDSQVVDTSWGPLKIGVYAKHLEHWLLYFPLSQLLFVSGERLIADPVAEIARVQDFLGLKRVISEKHFYFNSTKGFPCLLKSEGRSSPHCLGKTKGRSHPHIDPAAVQRLRDFYRPFNQRFYQLTGMNFGWP; translated from the exons ATGGAACTGAGGAAATACTTTTGGACAAAGCAATTCATCTTGTTATCATTTTTCGTCACAACTTTTATCTGGATCACATTCAAGTACAACGGATGCCTGCTGGGCGGCTTATCGCGAAAATTAACACTTCAGAGGAGCCAACATGCGGACTCTTATTCCGAGACGCTGTTGTTGCGGTCACCCAGCCAAGTAAAGGTTGAGGAAATCCCGTTGGACAATATTGCGAGCCTCGATCCACGCACGACGAAAGTCCAGCTGGTTCCCTTATGGTCAAACAACGAGACCCTGCTTCGAGAGTTGATCGATGTTTCTCCGAAGTATCAAATCCTCAGACAGCAGGGTCTCAGACCCGGAAGACAACTGCCCGTAGCCCTGATAATCGGGGTAAAGAAGGGAGGCACCAGAGCACTCCTGGAATTCCTCAGACTCCATCCAGACATCAGGGCCGCCGGTTCCGAGGTCCATTTTTTTGACCGACATTACTCCAAGGGTTTTCATTGGTACAG GCATCGCATGCCGCCGACCCTGGAAGGGCAAGTAACGATGGAAAAAACGCCATCGTATTTCATAAGGGAGGAAGTGCCTCGTCGAGTGCAGCATATGAATCCAGGCACAAAGCTGATTGTGGTGGTTCGAGATCCGGTTACCAGGGCGATTTCCGACTACACCCAGGTGAAAAGTAAGCGCGTGAAGATGCCGCGGTTCGAGGAGTTGGCCTTCCTAAACGATTCCCAAGTCGTCGATACCTCCTGGGGACCGCTGAAGATCGGCGTGTACGCGAAGCACCTGGAGCACTGGCTCCTCTACTTTCCACTTTCACAGCTCCTGTTCGTCAGCGGTGAACGTTTGATCGCCGATCCGGTAGCCGAGATTGCGAGGGTCCAGGATTTCCTTGGCTTGAAACGGGTAATTTCGGAAAAACACTTCTACTTCAACTCGACGAAGGGATTTCCCTGCCTTCTCAAGTCCGAGGGACGATCCAGTCCGCACTGTTTGG GTAAAACGAAGGGGCGAAGCCATCCCCACATAGATCCAGCGGCGGTTCAACGTCTCAGGGATTTTTATCGGCCTTTTAATCAACGTTTCTATCAGCTAACAGGAATGAATTTTGGATGGCCGTAG
- the LOC107225058 gene encoding sodium-independent sulfate anion transporter isoform X2 — MKGAEGSAEYRTSESDEGYINHGLNGSRGSLDMENSNGIRELPREIRGSSDFILVEERNVLQKKKSPDGAFKTSVSWARRRARSVCTKKMLYKRLPVLKWLPNYNTHDALGDLVAGITVGLTVIPQSLAYSNIAGLAPQYGLYGSFLGCFIYIIFGSCKDIPFGPTAIVSLLTYQTVAHLDSPYQYAILLTFLSGVIELLMGIFGLGFLIDFVSGPVSSGFTSAVALIIVSSQVKDLLGISATGSTFVQMWKSISKNLTDTSAWDATLGASCIALLLILRMVASIKIGPEDEELRTTKHRVINKIIWLIGTSRNALLVVICGILGYSFTETPPFQLTGYIPGGMPTAQLPPFSFTKDGNTTVSFFEMCSNLGSGILVVPLISLMENIAICKAFANGKTVDATQELIAIGVSNIGNSFVQAFPSTGSLSRSAVNNASGVRTPMGGLYTGLLVILALLFLTPYFNYIPKASLAAIIIAAVIFMVEVKVVRPMWRAKKSDLIPGIATFLACLVLRVEIGILCGIGINVLFILYHAARPKISVEELTSHRGVEYLMLTPDRCLIFPSVDYVRNLVTKYSSRVRSVETPVVIDCTHIYGADYTAAKVIESLTKDFAARGQPLFFYNLKPSVHAVFEGVAPTDFVVYYTQSALDDLLKQNDPPKLPKEFTAA, encoded by the exons ATGAAGGGGGCCGAAGGATCTGCAGAGTATAGGACCAGCGAGAGTGACGAGGGGTACATAAACCATGGCCTCAACGGTTCCAGGGGAAGCTTAGACATGGAAAATTCGAACGGGATCCGGGAATTGCCTCGCGAGATACGGGGCTCCTCGGATTTCATCT TGGTGGAAGAACGCAACGTCttgcagaagaaaaaaagtccGGACGGTGCGTTCAAAACATCTGTAAGCTGGGCGAGGCGGAGGGCGCGTTCTGTATGCACGAAAAAAATGCTTTACAAAAGACTTCCGGTATTGAAATGGCTACCGAATTACAACACACATGACGCCCTTGGTGATTTGGTCGCTGGGATCACGGTTGGATTGACGGTCATACCTCAATCCCTTGCCTATTCCAACATCGCAGGTCTTGCGCCCCAG TATGGACTCTACGGCAGCTTCTTGGGATGCTTCATTTACATCATATTCGGTTCGTGCAAGGACATTCCGTTCGGTCCAACGGCCATCGTTTCACTCTTGACTTATCAGACGGTTGCGCATCTGGACTCGCCTTACCAGTACGCAATTTTGTTGACCTTTCTGTCGGGCGTCATTGAACTGTTGATGGGAATTTTTGGACTCG GATTTCTCATAGACTTTGTCTCGGGGCCGGTAAGTTCCGGTTTCACGTCCGCCGTTGCCCTCATAATAGTATCGTCACAGGTCAAAGATCTGCTGGGCATATCCGCGACTGGATCAACGTTTGTACAAATGTGGAAAAGCATCAGCAAGAACCTTACCGATACTTCGGCCTGGGACGCCACCCTCGGAGCCTCGTGCATAGCTCTTCTCCTCATTCTGAGG ATGGTGGCTTCTATCAAAATCGGGCCCGAAGATGAAGAGCTCCGGACAACGAAGCACCGAGTTATCAACAAGATCATTTGGCTCATCGGAACTTCGAGGAACGCGCTTCTGGTCGTCATCTGCGGAATTCTGGGCTACAGTTTCACCGAAACACCGCCATTCCAACTGACCG GATACATACCCGGTGGAATGCCAACGGCCCAGCTGCCGCCGTTCAGCTTTACAAAAGACGGCAACACCACCGTCTCGTTTTTCGAAATGTGCTCGAACCTCGGAAGCGGAATTCTAGTCGTTCCGTTGATTTCTCTGATGGAGAACATCGCGATTTGCAAAGCTTTCG CAAACGGGAAAACCGTCGACGCAACGCAAGAGCTGATCGCCATCGGTGTAAGTAACATCGGAAACTCCTTTGTTCAGGCATTCCCCAGTACAGGATCGCTCAGCAGAAGTGCGGTGAACAATGCGTCCGGAGTAAGAACACCGATGGGTGGTCTTTACACAG GTCTACTGGTTATACTGGCGCTGTTGTTCCTCACCCCATATTTTAATTACATCCCGAAAGCAAGCTTAGCAGCGATTATAATTGCCGCGGTGATCTTCATGGTCGAAGTAAAGGTGGTCAGGCCGATGTGGAGGGCGAAAA AGTCCGATCTGATACCAGGAATAGCCACTTTCCTGGCCTGCCTGGTTCTCCGGGTGGAGATTGGAATCCTCTGTGGAATCGGAATCAACGTTCTATTCATACTTTATCACGCTGCGCGGCCAAAGATTTCCGTCGAAGAATTAACA AGTCATCGAGGTGTTGAATATCTgatgctgacgccggatcgcTGTCTGATATTTCCCTCCGTTGACTACGTCAGAAATTTAGTTACCAAATACAGCAGCCGCGTACGCAGCGTCGAGACACCGGTTGTTATAGACTGTACGCATATTTACGGGGCTGATTACACAGCTGCCAAAGTTATCGAGAGTTTGACCAAGGATTTTGCCGCAAGGGGACAGCCCttgtttttctacaatttGAAACCGTCGGTTCACGCTGTTTTCGAGGGCGTAGCACCCACCGATTTTGTCGTGTATTACACACAGTCGGCTCTCGACGATCTTCTCAAGCAAAACGATCCTCCAAAATTACCAAAAGAATTTACTGCCGCCTGA
- the LOC107225058 gene encoding sodium-independent sulfate anion transporter isoform X1, which produces MSRRPVWNMKGAEGSAEYRTSESDEGYINHGLNGSRGSLDMENSNGIRELPREIRGSSDFILVEERNVLQKKKSPDGAFKTSVSWARRRARSVCTKKMLYKRLPVLKWLPNYNTHDALGDLVAGITVGLTVIPQSLAYSNIAGLAPQYGLYGSFLGCFIYIIFGSCKDIPFGPTAIVSLLTYQTVAHLDSPYQYAILLTFLSGVIELLMGIFGLGFLIDFVSGPVSSGFTSAVALIIVSSQVKDLLGISATGSTFVQMWKSISKNLTDTSAWDATLGASCIALLLILRMVASIKIGPEDEELRTTKHRVINKIIWLIGTSRNALLVVICGILGYSFTETPPFQLTGYIPGGMPTAQLPPFSFTKDGNTTVSFFEMCSNLGSGILVVPLISLMENIAICKAFANGKTVDATQELIAIGVSNIGNSFVQAFPSTGSLSRSAVNNASGVRTPMGGLYTGLLVILALLFLTPYFNYIPKASLAAIIIAAVIFMVEVKVVRPMWRAKKSDLIPGIATFLACLVLRVEIGILCGIGINVLFILYHAARPKISVEELTSHRGVEYLMLTPDRCLIFPSVDYVRNLVTKYSSRVRSVETPVVIDCTHIYGADYTAAKVIESLTKDFAARGQPLFFYNLKPSVHAVFEGVAPTDFVVYYTQSALDDLLKQNDPPKLPKEFTAA; this is translated from the exons ATGAGCCGTCGGCCTGTTTG GAATATGAAGGGGGCCGAAGGATCTGCAGAGTATAGGACCAGCGAGAGTGACGAGGGGTACATAAACCATGGCCTCAACGGTTCCAGGGGAAGCTTAGACATGGAAAATTCGAACGGGATCCGGGAATTGCCTCGCGAGATACGGGGCTCCTCGGATTTCATCT TGGTGGAAGAACGCAACGTCttgcagaagaaaaaaagtccGGACGGTGCGTTCAAAACATCTGTAAGCTGGGCGAGGCGGAGGGCGCGTTCTGTATGCACGAAAAAAATGCTTTACAAAAGACTTCCGGTATTGAAATGGCTACCGAATTACAACACACATGACGCCCTTGGTGATTTGGTCGCTGGGATCACGGTTGGATTGACGGTCATACCTCAATCCCTTGCCTATTCCAACATCGCAGGTCTTGCGCCCCAG TATGGACTCTACGGCAGCTTCTTGGGATGCTTCATTTACATCATATTCGGTTCGTGCAAGGACATTCCGTTCGGTCCAACGGCCATCGTTTCACTCTTGACTTATCAGACGGTTGCGCATCTGGACTCGCCTTACCAGTACGCAATTTTGTTGACCTTTCTGTCGGGCGTCATTGAACTGTTGATGGGAATTTTTGGACTCG GATTTCTCATAGACTTTGTCTCGGGGCCGGTAAGTTCCGGTTTCACGTCCGCCGTTGCCCTCATAATAGTATCGTCACAGGTCAAAGATCTGCTGGGCATATCCGCGACTGGATCAACGTTTGTACAAATGTGGAAAAGCATCAGCAAGAACCTTACCGATACTTCGGCCTGGGACGCCACCCTCGGAGCCTCGTGCATAGCTCTTCTCCTCATTCTGAGG ATGGTGGCTTCTATCAAAATCGGGCCCGAAGATGAAGAGCTCCGGACAACGAAGCACCGAGTTATCAACAAGATCATTTGGCTCATCGGAACTTCGAGGAACGCGCTTCTGGTCGTCATCTGCGGAATTCTGGGCTACAGTTTCACCGAAACACCGCCATTCCAACTGACCG GATACATACCCGGTGGAATGCCAACGGCCCAGCTGCCGCCGTTCAGCTTTACAAAAGACGGCAACACCACCGTCTCGTTTTTCGAAATGTGCTCGAACCTCGGAAGCGGAATTCTAGTCGTTCCGTTGATTTCTCTGATGGAGAACATCGCGATTTGCAAAGCTTTCG CAAACGGGAAAACCGTCGACGCAACGCAAGAGCTGATCGCCATCGGTGTAAGTAACATCGGAAACTCCTTTGTTCAGGCATTCCCCAGTACAGGATCGCTCAGCAGAAGTGCGGTGAACAATGCGTCCGGAGTAAGAACACCGATGGGTGGTCTTTACACAG GTCTACTGGTTATACTGGCGCTGTTGTTCCTCACCCCATATTTTAATTACATCCCGAAAGCAAGCTTAGCAGCGATTATAATTGCCGCGGTGATCTTCATGGTCGAAGTAAAGGTGGTCAGGCCGATGTGGAGGGCGAAAA AGTCCGATCTGATACCAGGAATAGCCACTTTCCTGGCCTGCCTGGTTCTCCGGGTGGAGATTGGAATCCTCTGTGGAATCGGAATCAACGTTCTATTCATACTTTATCACGCTGCGCGGCCAAAGATTTCCGTCGAAGAATTAACA AGTCATCGAGGTGTTGAATATCTgatgctgacgccggatcgcTGTCTGATATTTCCCTCCGTTGACTACGTCAGAAATTTAGTTACCAAATACAGCAGCCGCGTACGCAGCGTCGAGACACCGGTTGTTATAGACTGTACGCATATTTACGGGGCTGATTACACAGCTGCCAAAGTTATCGAGAGTTTGACCAAGGATTTTGCCGCAAGGGGACAGCCCttgtttttctacaatttGAAACCGTCGGTTCACGCTGTTTTCGAGGGCGTAGCACCCACCGATTTTGTCGTGTATTACACACAGTCGGCTCTCGACGATCTTCTCAAGCAAAACGATCCTCCAAAATTACCAAAAGAATTTACTGCCGCCTGA